From a region of the Nocardioides ginsengisegetis genome:
- a CDS encoding TRC40/GET3/ArsA family transport-energizing ATPase — MRILLFTGKGGVGKSTVAAGTAALAAARGHRTLVLSTDAAHSLADAFGHAVGSDPTPVADNLFVQQVDAQLRFEQSWAEIQHYLLSVLDVAGVDPVAAEELTVIPGAEEVLALLELRLHALSDEWDVIVVDCAPTAETLRLLALPEALGWYMQRVLPVERRVVKALKPVLQKATGVPMPGDGVFDAVERLHAELDEVRSLLSGPNASVRLVMTPENVVLAEARRSYTTLSLYGYRVDGVVANRVFPADGADDWRAGWVMAQDDVLAQVEQSFAGLPVWRSVYRPGEPVGVEALAALATEVYGEDDPLAPPRGEGPFRVTRTTSGALLHLSLPFVSRAEVDLARNGDELVVTVGSYRRLLTLPAGLARHRVAGARVDEGELRVRFQENERAEEALT, encoded by the coding sequence GTGCGCATCCTCCTGTTCACCGGCAAGGGCGGGGTGGGCAAGTCCACCGTCGCGGCCGGTACGGCGGCGCTCGCCGCCGCCCGTGGGCACCGCACCTTGGTCCTCTCGACCGACGCCGCCCACTCGCTGGCCGACGCGTTCGGCCACGCCGTCGGCTCGGACCCGACCCCCGTGGCCGACAACCTCTTCGTCCAGCAGGTCGACGCCCAGCTGCGCTTCGAGCAGTCCTGGGCCGAGATCCAGCACTACCTCCTCAGCGTGCTCGACGTGGCCGGTGTCGACCCGGTGGCGGCCGAGGAGCTGACGGTCATCCCGGGCGCCGAGGAGGTGCTCGCGCTCCTCGAGCTGCGGCTGCACGCGCTCTCCGACGAGTGGGACGTGATCGTCGTCGACTGTGCCCCGACGGCCGAGACCCTGCGGCTCCTCGCGCTGCCCGAGGCGCTGGGCTGGTACATGCAGCGTGTGCTCCCCGTTGAGCGCCGCGTCGTCAAGGCGCTCAAGCCCGTGCTCCAGAAGGCGACCGGCGTCCCGATGCCCGGGGACGGGGTCTTCGACGCGGTCGAGCGGCTGCACGCCGAGCTCGACGAGGTCCGCTCCCTGTTGTCCGGCCCGAACGCCAGCGTCCGGCTCGTGATGACGCCGGAGAACGTCGTGCTCGCCGAGGCCCGGCGCTCCTACACGACGCTGTCGCTCTACGGCTACCGCGTCGACGGCGTGGTGGCCAACCGCGTCTTCCCGGCCGACGGCGCCGACGACTGGCGCGCCGGCTGGGTGATGGCCCAGGACGACGTGCTCGCCCAGGTCGAGCAGTCCTTCGCCGGGCTGCCCGTCTGGCGCTCGGTCTACCGCCCCGGTGAACCGGTCGGGGTCGAGGCGCTGGCCGCGCTCGCGACCGAGGTGTACGGCGAGGACGACCCGCTGGCACCGCCGCGTGGGGAGGGCCCCTTCCGCGTCACCCGGACGACGTCGGGCGCGCTGCTGCACCTGTCCCTGCCGTTCGTCTCGCGGGCCGAGGTCGATCTCGCGCGGAACGGCGACGAGCTCGTCGTGACCGTGGGGTCGTATCGTCGTCTCCTCACGCTGCCCGCCGGGCTGGCGCGGCACCGGGTCGCCGGCGCGCGCGTCGACGAGGGCGAGCTGCGCGTGAGGTTCCAGGAGAACGAGCGAGCCGAGGAGGCACTGACGTGA
- a CDS encoding SRPBCC family protein: MAEQTTSSIVIDAAPDAIMAVIADFAAYPQWAKGVTTADVRSSAADGRAEQVFFALDVSPIKDEYTLAYTWDADRQVTWTLVEGKMLRALDGAYVLRDLGNGSTEVTYRLALDVSIPLIGMLKRKGEKILIDTALKGLKKRVESLG; this comes from the coding sequence ATGGCCGAGCAGACGACGAGCTCGATCGTCATCGACGCCGCTCCGGACGCGATCATGGCCGTGATCGCCGACTTCGCCGCCTACCCGCAGTGGGCCAAGGGCGTCACGACCGCCGACGTGCGGTCCTCGGCCGCCGACGGCCGTGCCGAGCAGGTCTTCTTCGCCCTCGACGTGTCGCCGATCAAGGACGAGTACACCCTCGCCTACACGTGGGACGCCGACCGCCAGGTCACCTGGACCCTGGTCGAGGGCAAGATGCTGCGCGCCCTCGACGGCGCCTACGTCCTGCGCGACCTCGGCAACGGCTCCACCGAGGTCACCTACCGCCTCGCCCTCGACGTCTCGATCCCGCTGATCGGCATGCTCAAGCGCAAGGGCGAGAAGATCCTCATCGACACCGCGCTCAAGGGCCTGAAGAAGCGCGTCGAGTCGCTCGGCTGA
- a CDS encoding AMP-binding protein, producing the protein MREFSTPLTIEVPATGNLTDDVVTNAREAADTVVFSRHRAGAWEDVTAATFLAEVSAVAKGLMAAGIEAGDRVALISKTRYEWTLLDYAIWFAGAVTVPVYETSSAEQIAWILRDSGARAVVTEGPDHTARVTEARGDLDQLNHVWSITDNAVEVLVSLGADVADEALEKRRTTTTPLDLATLIYTSGTTGRPKGCMLTHGNFMFELGVAVDELERLFATEGASTLLFLPLAHVFARIIQVGCVKSRTRLGHSSDIKNLVADLGDFKPTFVLAVPRVFEKVFNTASQKATADGKGKIFDRAAETAIAYSRGLDRGRPSIAVRAQHALFSRLVYGKLREALGGNCLYAVSGGAPLGDRLGHFYRGIGLTVLEGYGLTETTAALTVNLPDATKIGTVGRPIPGTAVRVADDGELLFRGGQVFAGYWENEEATAEALERDGWFHTGDVGEVDDEGFVRITGRKKEIIVTAGGKNVAPAVLEDRLRAHALVDQCMVVGDGQPFIAALVTIDAESFPAWAEAHGKSGSIADLVDDPDLRSEIEGAVEEANKAVSKAEAIRKFTILPDSWTEEGGQLTPSLKLKRNVVMREFRDEVAALYPS; encoded by the coding sequence GTGCGTGAGTTCTCCACGCCCCTGACGATCGAGGTGCCGGCCACCGGCAACCTCACCGACGACGTGGTGACCAACGCCCGGGAAGCTGCCGACACCGTCGTGTTCAGCCGCCACCGCGCGGGCGCGTGGGAGGACGTCACCGCGGCCACCTTCCTCGCCGAGGTGAGTGCCGTCGCCAAGGGGCTGATGGCCGCCGGCATCGAGGCGGGCGACCGGGTCGCGCTGATCTCCAAGACGCGTTACGAGTGGACGCTGCTCGACTACGCCATCTGGTTCGCCGGGGCGGTGACCGTGCCGGTCTACGAGACCTCCTCGGCCGAGCAGATCGCCTGGATCCTGCGCGACTCCGGCGCCCGTGCCGTCGTCACCGAGGGGCCCGACCACACCGCCCGCGTCACCGAGGCGCGCGGCGACCTCGACCAGCTCAACCACGTCTGGTCCATCACCGACAACGCCGTCGAGGTGCTCGTCTCGCTGGGTGCCGACGTCGCCGACGAGGCGCTGGAGAAGCGTCGTACGACGACCACTCCCCTCGACCTCGCCACGCTGATCTACACCTCGGGCACCACCGGCCGGCCCAAGGGCTGCATGCTCACCCACGGCAACTTCATGTTCGAGCTCGGCGTCGCGGTCGACGAGCTCGAGCGACTGTTCGCGACCGAGGGCGCCTCGACGCTGCTCTTCCTGCCGCTGGCCCACGTCTTCGCGCGGATCATCCAGGTCGGTTGCGTGAAGTCGCGCACCCGCCTGGGCCACTCCTCCGACATCAAGAACCTCGTCGCCGACCTCGGCGACTTCAAGCCGACGTTCGTCCTCGCGGTGCCGCGCGTCTTTGAGAAGGTGTTCAACACCGCCTCCCAGAAGGCGACCGCCGACGGCAAGGGCAAGATCTTCGACCGCGCCGCGGAGACGGCGATCGCCTACAGCCGGGGTCTGGACAGGGGGCGGCCGTCGATCGCCGTCCGCGCCCAGCACGCGCTGTTCTCCCGGCTCGTCTACGGCAAGCTGCGCGAGGCGCTCGGCGGCAACTGCCTCTACGCCGTGTCCGGCGGCGCCCCGCTCGGCGACCGCCTGGGCCACTTCTACCGGGGCATCGGCCTGACCGTGCTCGAGGGCTACGGCCTGACCGAGACCACGGCGGCGCTGACGGTGAACCTGCCCGACGCCACCAAGATCGGGACCGTCGGACGGCCGATCCCCGGCACCGCCGTACGCGTGGCCGACGACGGCGAGCTGCTGTTCCGCGGTGGCCAGGTCTTCGCCGGCTACTGGGAGAACGAGGAGGCCACCGCCGAGGCGCTCGAGCGCGACGGGTGGTTCCACACCGGTGACGTGGGCGAGGTCGACGACGAGGGCTTCGTCCGGATCACCGGGCGCAAGAAGGAGATCATCGTCACCGCCGGAGGCAAGAACGTCGCGCCGGCGGTGCTCGAGGACCGGCTGCGTGCCCATGCGCTCGTCGACCAGTGCATGGTCGTCGGTGACGGGCAGCCCTTCATCGCCGCGCTGGTGACGATCGACGCCGAGTCGTTCCCCGCGTGGGCCGAGGCCCACGGCAAGAGCGGCAGCATCGCCGACCTGGTCGACGACCCGGACCTGCGCAGCGAGATCGAAGGTGCGGTCGAGGAGGCCAACAAGGCCGTGTCGAAGGCCGAGGCGATCCGCAAGTTCACGATCCTCCCCGACAGCTGGACCGAGGAGGGCGGGCAGCTCACCCCCAGCCTGAAGCTCAAGCGCAACGTGGTGATGCGCGAGTTCCGCGACGAGGTGGCGGCGCTCTACCCGTCGTGA
- the cpaB gene encoding Flp pilus assembly protein CpaB — protein MDRRRILLVAAAVVATLGTLLVFLYVRGADARAAEQYDTVDVLRAVAVISPGETIEAASAGGKLALQPVPKDQLLGGYQTSTESLTGLVALTAIYPGEQIIASKFGGQAEAASPLQIPKGEMAISVNLTDPARVAGFVNPGSQVSVFLNGSDATSGQAFTRMLLPRVTVLGVGSTTPVSTTTTDQTGAQTTEQLPRTLLTLALDQQDAQKVLFASGNGELAFALLTTDSAVKPGPGVTALNLFR, from the coding sequence ATGGACCGACGCAGGATCCTCCTCGTGGCCGCCGCGGTCGTGGCCACACTGGGCACGCTCCTGGTCTTCCTCTACGTCCGGGGAGCCGACGCCCGCGCCGCCGAGCAGTACGACACCGTCGACGTGCTCCGCGCCGTCGCCGTGATCTCCCCCGGCGAGACCATCGAGGCGGCCTCGGCCGGCGGCAAGCTGGCGCTCCAGCCGGTCCCCAAGGACCAGCTCCTCGGCGGCTACCAGACCAGCACCGAGAGCCTCACCGGCCTCGTGGCGCTCACGGCGATCTACCCCGGTGAGCAGATCATCGCCAGCAAGTTCGGCGGCCAGGCGGAGGCGGCCTCACCGCTGCAGATCCCCAAGGGCGAGATGGCGATCTCGGTCAACCTCACCGACCCGGCCCGCGTGGCCGGCTTCGTCAACCCCGGCTCGCAGGTCTCGGTGTTCCTCAACGGCTCCGATGCCACCAGCGGCCAGGCCTTCACCCGCATGCTGCTCCCCCGCGTCACCGTGCTGGGCGTCGGATCGACCACACCGGTGTCGACGACCACCACCGACCAGACGGGTGCGCAGACCACCGAGCAGCTGCCCCGCACGCTCCTCACCCTCGCCCTCGACCAGCAGGACGCCCAGAAGGTCCTCTTCGCCTCCGGCAACGGCGAGCTGGCCTTCGCACTGCTCACGACCGACAGCGCCGTGAAGCCGGGTCCCGGCGTCACGGCGCTGAACCTGTTCAGGTAG
- a CDS encoding AAA family ATPase, which produces MPVVADADPATLTSLLGAMPTGSHAVDSTERLMAWLGQHTGEYVVVLGPHLDFDEALVACESLRVARPTISVVLVREALDTQMLTRAMKAGARDVVPAEDLEAVAGAVNRAHQLYVALRGPTGAAQTGKVVTVFSPKGGVGKTTMAVNLALALSDRGARKVCLVDLDLAFGDVAITMQLFPTHSIEHAIGSDDSLDGDQLAGLLTRHQGSLMVLAAPSHPDVRDRVSPALIARVLKLLRESFDFVVVDTAPAFDEQTLTALDETDECVIVATLDVPTLKNVKVALETMEMLNIARGHRHLLLNRADDAVGIGADKVEAILGMRVATQVATSMEIAAATNAGNPIVAGNPDHASSGAIRALATELAGEPAAPGAFPSALSPGDEPDRGARRFRIRR; this is translated from the coding sequence ATGCCTGTCGTTGCAGACGCTGACCCCGCGACCCTGACGTCGCTGCTGGGAGCCATGCCCACCGGCTCCCACGCGGTCGACTCGACCGAACGGCTGATGGCCTGGCTGGGGCAGCACACCGGCGAGTACGTCGTCGTCCTCGGCCCGCACCTCGACTTCGACGAGGCCCTCGTCGCCTGCGAGTCGTTGCGGGTCGCGCGCCCCACGATCAGCGTGGTGCTGGTCCGCGAGGCCCTGGACACCCAGATGCTGACCCGGGCCATGAAGGCCGGCGCGCGGGACGTCGTACCCGCTGAGGACCTCGAGGCCGTCGCCGGCGCCGTCAACCGCGCCCACCAGCTGTACGTTGCCCTCCGCGGCCCGACGGGCGCGGCCCAGACCGGCAAGGTCGTCACCGTCTTCTCCCCCAAGGGCGGGGTCGGCAAGACCACCATGGCGGTCAACCTCGCCCTCGCGCTGTCCGACCGCGGCGCGCGCAAGGTGTGCCTGGTCGACCTCGACCTCGCGTTCGGCGACGTGGCGATCACCATGCAGCTGTTCCCCACGCACTCCATCGAGCACGCGATCGGGTCGGACGACTCGCTCGACGGGGACCAGCTCGCGGGGCTGCTCACCCGTCACCAGGGGTCGTTGATGGTGCTGGCCGCGCCGAGCCACCCCGACGTGCGCGACCGGGTCTCCCCCGCCCTGATCGCGCGGGTGCTGAAGCTGCTCAGGGAGAGCTTCGACTTCGTCGTGGTCGACACCGCCCCGGCCTTCGACGAGCAGACGCTCACGGCGCTGGACGAGACCGACGAGTGCGTCATCGTCGCCACCCTCGACGTGCCGACCCTGAAGAACGTCAAGGTCGCGCTCGAGACGATGGAGATGCTCAACATCGCCCGCGGCCACCGCCACCTCCTGCTCAACCGGGCCGACGACGCCGTCGGCATCGGGGCCGACAAGGTCGAGGCGATCCTCGGCATGCGGGTCGCCACACAGGTCGCCACCTCGATGGAGATCGCGGCCGCCACCAACGCCGGCAACCCGATCGTGGCCGGCAACCCCGACCACGCCTCGAGCGGCGCGATCCGGGCGCTGGCCACCGAGCTGGCCGGCGAGCCGGCCGCGCCGGGTGCCTTCCCATCCGCCCTGTCCCCGGGCGACGAGCCCGACCGGGGTGCCCGCCGCTTCCGGATCCGGAGATGA